A genomic region of Rhodanobacter sp. contains the following coding sequences:
- the mnmG gene encoding tRNA uridine-5-carboxymethylaminomethyl(34) synthesis enzyme MnmG has product MLHPTHYDVIVIGGGHAGTEAALAAARAGARTLLLTHSIETVGAMSCNPAIGGIGKGHLVKEIDALGGAMAHAADLAGIQWRTLNASKGPAVRATRCQADRALYRAAVRHIVESQVNLDLFQQAVDDLIVEGGRAVGVVTQMGVSFRARSIVLTAGTFLAGKIHIGPAQYAGGRAGDPPASALAARLRELPLAADRLKTGTPPRIDRRSIDFTGLEEQRGDDPAPVFSYLGSRDEHPRQVSCWITHTTERTHELIRGALDRSPLYTGQIEGTGPRYCPSIEDKVVRFAEKTSHQIFIEPEGLDTVEIYPNGISTSLPFDVQLALVQSIKGFEHAHITRPGYAIEYDYFDPRGLNPWLETKAIPGLYFAGQINGTTGYEEAGAQGLVAGLNAALSAQGKAPWYPRRDEAYLGVLIDDLTSNGTLEPYRMFTSRAEYRLHLREDNADLRLTEQGHALGVVPQARYDALCSKREAVERETQRLGTLWAAPTNALGAAIERQLGIAVSRETNALDLLRRPELDYASLTRVAELGPPTERADVAAQVEVQTKYAGYLERQREEIERQRRHEQTAIPAGFDYDAVRGLSAEVLLKLKRTQPATLGQAARISGVTPAAISLLLVHLKRHAA; this is encoded by the coding sequence ATGCTTCACCCCACCCACTACGACGTCATCGTGATCGGCGGCGGCCACGCCGGCACCGAGGCCGCGCTGGCGGCCGCGCGTGCCGGCGCACGCACCCTGCTGCTTACCCACAGCATCGAAACCGTGGGCGCGATGAGCTGCAACCCGGCCATCGGCGGCATCGGCAAGGGCCACCTGGTGAAGGAAATCGACGCGCTGGGCGGCGCGATGGCCCACGCGGCGGATCTGGCCGGCATCCAGTGGCGCACGCTCAACGCCTCCAAGGGCCCGGCGGTGCGCGCCACCCGCTGCCAGGCCGACCGCGCGCTGTACCGTGCCGCGGTACGTCACATTGTGGAAAGCCAGGTCAATCTCGACCTTTTCCAGCAGGCGGTCGACGACCTGATCGTGGAAGGCGGCCGCGCCGTGGGCGTGGTGACGCAAATGGGCGTTTCCTTCCGCGCAAGGTCGATTGTGCTCACGGCGGGCACTTTCCTGGCCGGCAAGATCCATATCGGCCCGGCCCAATACGCCGGCGGCCGTGCGGGCGACCCGCCAGCCAGCGCGCTGGCGGCGCGGCTGCGCGAGCTGCCGCTGGCGGCCGACCGGCTCAAGACCGGCACGCCGCCGCGCATCGACCGGCGCAGCATCGACTTCACGGGGTTGGAGGAACAGCGCGGCGACGACCCGGCGCCGGTGTTTTCCTACCTCGGCTCGCGCGACGAACACCCGCGCCAGGTGAGCTGCTGGATCACCCATACCACCGAACGCACCCACGAACTGATCCGTGGCGCGCTCGACCGCTCGCCGCTCTACACCGGCCAGATCGAAGGCACCGGTCCGCGCTACTGCCCGTCGATCGAGGACAAGGTGGTGCGCTTCGCGGAAAAGACCTCGCACCAGATCTTCATCGAACCGGAAGGCCTGGACACCGTCGAGATCTACCCGAACGGCATCTCCACCTCGCTGCCGTTCGACGTGCAGCTGGCGCTGGTGCAGTCGATCAAGGGTTTCGAACACGCGCACATCACCCGCCCCGGCTACGCCATCGAGTACGACTACTTCGATCCGCGCGGGCTCAACCCATGGCTGGAGACCAAGGCCATCCCCGGCCTGTATTTCGCCGGCCAGATCAACGGCACCACGGGCTACGAGGAAGCCGGTGCGCAAGGCCTCGTCGCCGGCCTGAACGCGGCGCTGTCCGCGCAGGGCAAGGCGCCGTGGTACCCGCGCCGCGACGAGGCCTACCTCGGCGTGCTGATCGACGACCTCACCAGCAACGGCACGCTCGAGCCCTACCGCATGTTCACCTCGCGCGCCGAATACCGGCTGCACCTGCGCGAGGACAACGCCGACCTGCGCCTCACCGAACAGGGCCATGCGCTGGGCGTGGTGCCGCAGGCGCGCTACGACGCGCTGTGCAGCAAGCGCGAGGCGGTGGAGCGCGAAACGCAACGCCTCGGCACGCTGTGGGCCGCGCCGACCAACGCGCTGGGCGCCGCCATCGAACGCCAGCTCGGCATCGCGGTGAGCCGCGAGACCAATGCGCTGGACCTGCTGCGCCGCCCGGAGCTGGACTACGCGTCGCTCACCCGCGTCGCCGAACTCGGCCCGCCCACGGAGCGCGCCGACGTGGCCGCGCAGGTCGAGGTGCAGACCAAGTACGCCGGCTACCTGGAACGCCAGCGCGAGGAGATCGAGCGCCAGCGCCGCCACGAGCAGACCGCGATCCCCGCCGGCTTCGACTACGACGCGGTGCGCGGCCTTTCCGCCGAGGTGCTGCTCAAACTCAAGCGCACGCAACCGGCCACCCTCGGCCAGGCCGCGCGCATCAGCGGCGTCACGCCCGCCGCGATCTCGTTGCTGCTGGTGCACCTGAAGCGCCACGCCGCCTGA